AAGCACGGGGTGACGTTGTAGGCGGGTGACGGGTCTCTACAGCCGCTCCGCCAGCAGCCGTTCGATCACGACCGCCACGCCGTCGTCGTTGTTGGCCACGGTCCGGCCGGAGGCCGCCGCGAGGACGTCCGGGTGCGCGTTGCCCATGGCGTACGACTGGCCCGCCCAGGTGAGCATCTCGACGTCGTTCGGCATGTCCCCGAAGGCGACGACCTCCTCGTGGGAGATACCGCGCTCGGCGCAGCACAGGGCGAGGGTGCTGGCTTTGGAGACGCCCGGCCCGCTGATCTCCAGCAGGGCACTGGGGCTGGAGCGGGTGATGGTGGCACGGTCGCCGACGGCGATGCGGGCGGTGGCGAGGAAGTCGTCGGGGTCGATCTCCGGGTGGTACGCGAGGATCTTCAGCACCGGCTCGTGATCGGCCACACCGCCCGGGGCCAGCAGCTTCTCGGCGGGCGCCAGGATGTCGGGGATCTCCATGTGGAGCTTCGGGTACTCGGGCTCCTGGTTGAAGCCGTACGTCTGCTCGACCGCGTACACCGTGCCCGGCGCGGCCTCACGCAGCAGCCGTACCGCGTCGAGCGCGTTCTCGCGCGCCAGCTCGCGGACCTTGACGAAGCGGTGGGCGCCGGGGCCACCGTGCAGGTCGACCACGGCGGCGCCGTTTCCGCAGATCGCCAGGCCGTGACCGTGGACGTGCTCGCTGACGACGTCCATCCAGCGGGCCGGGCGGCCGGTGACGAAGAAGACCTCGACGCCCGCCTCCTCCGCGGCCGCGAGGGCGGCGACGGTGCGGGGGGAGACCGACTTGTCATCGCGGAGCAGGGTGCCGTCGAGGTCCGTGGCTATGAGCCGGAGAGGGACGGTCGGGGCCGGGGTCTCGGGCTGTCGCGTCGCTGAGGTCACGGACCCCATTGTCGCGCATATGCGCGCACGGTCGTGCGGGCGCCCGCACAAGTGAGTGATCAGAGACCCGGCTGACCCACTGTCTGGCCTGTTGCCGACGGCTGTTCACGCCGTCGGCACCTCTTCGAGTCGTGGTGTCCCCGGGGAGCGCCGGCTTCGGGAGCGCCGGCTCCGGGCGGGCGCTCACGCCAACTGCGCCGGGGCCTCCATGGCGATCCGCTCGAAGACCTTCTCGTCCGCGGCGAAGTCCGAGTCCGGGATCGGCCAGTGGATCACGAGGTCGGTGATGCCCAGTTCGGCGTGGCGGCCCGCGAAGTCCACGAAGGCGTCGAGCGACTCCAGGGGACGGCCGCGGTCCGGGGTGAAACCGGTGAGGAGGATCTTGTCGAGCCTGGCCGCGTCGCGGCCGACCGCCGCGGCCGTGTCGGCCAGCTTCTCCACCTGTCCGCGAATGGCTCGAACCGATTGCTCGGGTGTGCCCGTCTCGAACAGTTTGGGGTCCCCGGTGGTCACCCAGGCCTGCCCGTACCGTGCGGCCAGTCGCATCCCGCGCGGTCCGGTGGCGGCCACCGCGAAGGGCAGCCGGGGGCGCTGGACGCAGCCGGGGATGTTGCGTGCCTCATGGGCGGAGTAGTAGTCGCCCTCGTACGAGACGGAGTCCTCGGTGAGCAGCCGGTCGAGCAGGGGGACGAACTCGGCGAGACGGTCGGCACGCTCACGCGGCGTCCACGGTTCCTGCCCGAGTGCGGTGGCGTCGAAGCCGGTGCCGCCCGCGCCGACGCCCAGGGTGAGCCGGCCGCCGGAGATGTCGTCGAGGGAGATCAGTTCCTTGGCGAGGGTCACCGGGTGCCGGAAGTTCGGCGAGGTCACGAGCGTGCCGAGGCGGATGCGGTCGGTGACGGCGGCTGCCGCGGTCAGGGTGGGTACGGCGCCGAACCAGGGCCCGTCCCGGAAGGTTCGCCACGACAGGTGGTCGTAGGTGAACGCGGTGTGG
The DNA window shown above is from Streptomyces akebiae and carries:
- a CDS encoding Cof-type HAD-IIB family hydrolase is translated as MTSATRQPETPAPTVPLRLIATDLDGTLLRDDKSVSPRTVAALAAAEEAGVEVFFVTGRPARWMDVVSEHVHGHGLAICGNGAAVVDLHGGPGAHRFVKVRELARENALDAVRLLREAAPGTVYAVEQTYGFNQEPEYPKLHMEIPDILAPAEKLLAPGGVADHEPVLKILAYHPEIDPDDFLATARIAVGDRATITRSSPSALLEISGPGVSKASTLALCCAERGISHEEVVAFGDMPNDVEMLTWAGQSYAMGNAHPDVLAAASGRTVANNDDGVAVVIERLLAERL
- a CDS encoding LLM class flavin-dependent oxidoreductase; amino-acid sequence: MSLRLSTVILPYLRWHEGGRDMWQRAEQLGFHTAFTYDHLSWRTFRDGPWFGAVPTLTAAAAVTDRIRLGTLVTSPNFRHPVTLAKELISLDDISGGRLTLGVGAGGTGFDATALGQEPWTPRERADRLAEFVPLLDRLLTEDSVSYEGDYYSAHEARNIPGCVQRPRLPFAVAATGPRGMRLAARYGQAWVTTGDPKLFETGTPEQSVRAIRGQVEKLADTAAAVGRDAARLDKILLTGFTPDRGRPLESLDAFVDFAGRHAELGITDLVIHWPIPDSDFAADEKVFERIAMEAPAQLA